GAAGCTTAGTTCAGACGAGGCGAACAAAATAggtaagttttttttttgaaatcattaATACACAAGTTttgacaagaaaaaaaaaacttgtCTATTGGTGAAATGTGAGTCCCTCGCTTCCTGGAACTCCTTTTTGATCTGCGGGTGGGTTGGGGGTTTGTGTTGtgatgtaatgtaatgtaatgtagcGGGAGATGATGTACAAGAGGAGTTGTGGATTTATATGATCGATGGGTTGAATTAAGGACCCGGGTAGAGATATGAAGTGATGACTTGCTTTTATGGAGGAAGACTGGGAGCGCTATGCTACAATATGTTGATGAAATAGACGAGGGAGGATATAAGCTTCTATGAGCCTGACGCCGAGACAATAAGTGGAGAGATAAAGAGGAGATTCTCATATGTAATCCCTTCCACTCTTCTGCAACTCAATGAGTCTCCAACCTCTCGTCTCTGGATTATTAACATCTTCCGCCACTCTTGTAACTCCAATGGCATAGGTGACCAGTTGTACCTTATCTTCCATACCAGCAGCTAATTGGTTCGTCTTTGCGTTTCTATATACGTGAACTTCTTGGGTTCTGCATGTAATGATGAAAACTGGGATATCATTATCTAACATTCTCGCTGAGAGGACTTCAACATGTCGGATATCGAGAATGCGGCCATCAGATTTGAGACCAGCAGTTGTGTATTGTTTTGAGAGAGCATCATAGACGGAAAATTGGGCTGCGGAAAGCCAGAGCTTGAGGGTTTCGGTATCGCCTTTTACGTAGGCATCGAGGACTTCTGGGAGAATGTACTCGCGCATTTCGCGGAGGAAAGGTTCCATTTGGAATGAGGGGTCCATTTCGCGGAATTTCTTAATTACTTGGGCGGTTTCATTTTCGGCGAAGAACCCAGCAACTCGATCAGATATGCTGCGGGCAGTTGAGATCAAGGGATTCTCGGATTCGTTGTAGACGGTTTTCATGGAGAATAAAGATTGCATGACACGATTCGAGTCCCGGAAATCTCTCCAAGCCTCTTTGTATGCTGAGTCTTTGTGCAGGGTAACATTTGTTCCGGCGCTGGTATTGTTAGTCGTGAACGGTAATGTGGTGGAATATGACTTACTTTGGATCTTCTATTGGGACCTCCTTGGTTTTGCCGGTGGTACCCTCTTGCAATTCTCGCAATTCTCTTGCTTTACgtctctcctccttctcaaCCCATCCTCCATACCTCGAACTActtccatcatcaatcacattCTTAACATTCTTGTATGCCTCCGTTTGTCGGATTGGTTGTGTCGCCTTGTCAAGCACATTTGCTGTGGCATTGACAGTAGTTCTTACTCCCTTCACTACTGGAGTTTCCCAAGTCCAAGCAGCTCCCTTACCAACTGCGCCTGCAGTAGTCTTTAAAACTTTGCCTGTCGTCGAAGATACTGCTCCAGTAGTAGTTTCGAAAGCTTGTCTAGCACGCTTGACGTTTTCGTTCTCTGTAAATTGATGGGCACCTTCTGCTAATTGCTTTGTGgattcattccattcttttgATGCCTTGAATTCGGTTTGCAGGGTTTCGGTGAAGACTTGCCATGGAGTTTTGTCTCCGTGGGGTGGTGGGGGTGGAGGTGCCTCTTtggattcttcttttttgccTTCACTgccctctccttcttccttagTCTTACCCTCTCCAGAAGTAGATTCTGAGTCTTTAGCAGAATCCTTTTTGCTAGGCTCTTCTTCTGTAGCTTCTTCCTTTGCAGCTGCGTCCGCTGGATCTACTGGTTTtgccttcttttctttgcccAATCTCCAGCTTTCATGAAAATGCCGCGAGGATGCTGGGCATGCTACAGATCTAATTTCTTCTGGAAGGAATCGTGATCGCAAAGGCGCAGGATATGAAAGAGTCGCAGGCCTCGAATGTCCCGCTGTAGAAAATTGTAAATTCCGATTTTGTTGAACTGTCTGGCGACGAAGGGTGGAGCCATTGGATGAAGGTCTCGCGATTGAAGACAGAGAAATCTGTTTACTTGTGGGCGTCCTTGTCGCCGCTGTTCGTAGCCCGTTCATATTGACTGAGAACGAGggtttaaattattaaaaagctaCTTCAAAAGATATGATGAGAGTTGAAATAAATTTGGTTTCGCAAGGTTATCATTGAAAGGCGGCGATTTTTGAACATTTTCTCCGATCGACAAAATTTCAAGGCTGCAAGGGTTAGTGGAGGAAGCGGAATAACCCAGTCCGAATTCAACTTTCGactagattttgatatcaaagcCACCAATACTGCAATATTGAATCCCCGGATCTCGACATCCTTTCAATCATGAGTCGAACTCTTTCACGGCGAGTTCTGGCTCAATCGCCCTTCGCCTCCGTTTCCGAATCTGCGAGTATCACTCGAACATTACCCCTCCAATGTTTGCGACCATTTTCAAGCACGCCAAATCAGAAAGCCGAGGGCGACAAGAATCCTCTTCCCGAATATGTACCTCACAATCACTCAACCTTGAAGACCGGTGGAAGCGCTGGTCTTATAGCTAGAGCTAAGACTGCCAGATCCTCTTCGCTGAATCCAAAGGCTACCAGATCGGCAGCAGCAGGAGGAAATTTAGGCATAACGAGTGTCTTCAAAGACATGATGATGCTAAAcaaacaagaaagaaaacgacCAGGCTTACTGGATACGACAGTACCTTCGGATGGAAACTTGATTGGGGAACGAATTGTTGAGGAAGAACCACATCACTTTCACGTTTATGCTACAAGACATAATACCCATATCACACTCACAAGACCAAATCGGGAACCGATCATCTCATTATCTTGTGGAAATATTGGATTTAGACATTCGGGAAGGAAACACTATGATTCCGCTTTCCAATTGGCTTCATTGGTGATGACGCAGATACATGAAAGAGCTATTGGTCGTGATATTCACAAGTTGGAGTTGGTTCTGAGAGGATTTGGCGCGGGAAGAGAGGCTGTTACCAAGGCTCTTTTGGGTACGGAAGGTAGATGGTTGAGAGGAAAGGTCGTCAAAGTCACGGATGCTACAAGATTGAAGTTTGGTGGCACGAGAAGTAAGAAACCCAGAAGATTGGGTTAAATGGAATTATGGTGGAAAAAAGACCGCTGTGCATAATTGCAATATGATATGTAAATCTGTACAATAGAAGAATCATAGCATCATAAAATGGTATCATAAAATGAACGCTTAGCGCCGGCCCTTCCTATCCTTCCTTGTCCTTTGCCGAAAACGCCTGTACCCATATATCCTTCCACTCCAAGTGCAATTTATCTCCTGGCCGTAGGTGCCCTCTCTGAAAGGGGGACCACTCTGCCTGACGTGTCTCTGACatcttttcccttcccttttaTGGCCTGAAAGTCCTCGTCACAACTCCATTCTGTCTCATCGCCCAAATCTGGTCGCCCATCATCCATACTGTGTCTTGCGCTGCCCAGCAGAGCCTGCTCATCATGGTATTCATCAACAAGATCCCCATCTGCAGTTTCGTAGTCTGGTGGTGTAATCCATTGTTTGGGAACCATGCAAGGTAATGCGACTCCAATACTGGCAGCTCTATTCAACCATGATGGCCCAGACTGACCAGTAAGTCTCTCGCACATGTATGCTGTAAAGTGATTGCAATTTCTTGTGAGGAGATTATACGATGTTCCTTGGAAGATTAATGAAGCCTCCTTGATAACAGCATCGATTTCAGCTTGAGGGGAAAAGGTGAATCCTTGGACAATCTCGCATCTGAAGGTTCCTCCAGGTGGTTCTAGTCTTGGAGTTTGCCAATACACGCCTGTGTTTCCCTTTTTATCGTGTCCCCCAAATGCGTATTCTCTGCCATTTATAACGATCCCACTGTGAAGTAAGGACGTGCCAAAACTCCAAAGGATTGAAGAAAGTTTGCCTGCCTAATCGCGAAATCCGTGTCAGCAACTATCAAACCGAGAACTCATCGCACGACAACTTACAGGAAGAAGATCGTAAACATTGATGACGATTTCAGTCTTGTGAAGAGAAAGCGTCGATCTGTGGCTTGAAGAGGAAATTCTAGAGCTCTTCTTGCTAGAAGCAGAAGACATAGTTGTTCAGGTTGAAGAAGACGAATGGAATCAAGAAACTTGATGGTTGGAGAAGTCAAGACTCAAGAGATGGTATATGCAGAAGATAAATTGAATTGGCTTTGTGCGACAAGGAATGTAAGTACTTATTCCGTATCCCCTATTTGCTTCCTTGTCTCGAAAATGAATCAGATTtggattcagattcagatcaAAATTATGGCATTCATTATCGAGATTAAGTCAAGTTAAAGGTTTACCTGACTGTCGGGGTGACACTTGTATCTACTAGGTATATCATCATAGGTCTAGCCATCCGTTCGCGTAACGATTGGAGAGGCTCCACTATCTGAGTCAAGAGCCAATCAAAAGATCATCTCCGCTGGCTTGCTCCACTTTTGAACGGCGAAATCTGATCCCGATCAATCCACCCAGTCACATGATCACATTCATCCTCACCCCTCATTTATTGGGCAATCTTCCAGAGCGCGCACACACAAGAAACTTCAAACGAAATAATTTTCGAGTAATTCGATTCGTCCCTTCTCCTCCATACAAATTTCCCTTTTCGCGGTCCGCACAAGGCTGGCTGCATTCATCCCACCATCACGACGTCTCTCTTACCTCTTCAACGtatctctctttcttatcaACCCACTTTGTTCACCACAGCAGCAAGTCCTGCTTCCACAAACAAGTACAACAAGAGCCTACTTTACTGTACGGTTCTattcataaatcaaaagagatCTTACgcaaaaaagaagagcagAATGCCTCCAAAGAAAGTCGtcgaagagaagaaggcgTTACTAGGTCGACCTGGTAACAACTTGAAGAGTGGAATTGTATTTCTCTCTTCGTTTGAGTTGTCTGAGACATGAActgattttaaaaatagGTCGGTCTTGCCAATGTCGGCAAGTCAACACTCTTTCAAGCTATTACCAAGTGCTCCCTTGGTAACCCCGCAGTAAGTTTCAGAGCCCCGAGTTGATCATATGTATCAACGCTCACAAAATCAAGAACTTCCCATTCGCAACCATCGATCCTGAAGAATCTCGAGTTATTGTTCCTGATGACAGATACGACTGGCTTTGCGAAAAGTACAACCCTAAGTCCAGAGTGCCAGCACATCTTACAATTTACGATATCGCCGGATTGACTCGAGGTGCATCAAAGGGTGAAGGTCTTGGAAATGCTTTCTTGTCGCATATCCGTGCCGTCGATGCTATCTTTCAAGTTGTTCGTTGTTTCGATGATGCCGAGATTATTCACATTGAGGGAGATGTTGATCCTGTCCGCGATTTGACTATTATCAGTGATGAACTCCGTATCAAGGATATCGAGTTTGTTGAGAAGGCACTCGAGGCTCAGAAGAAATTGACCAGAAGGGGTGGTCAATCActtgagatgaagaagctCAGAGAAGAGGAGGCCACTATCGAAAAGGTTTTGGCTATGCTCAATGATGGAAAGGATGTCCGAAAGGGTAACTGGTCACCGAAAGAGGTATGTGCTCAAATTTCTTCTATATTTCCATAAATCCTTAAATGATGACAAAGGGCCATGAGGCCTGAATAATCCCAGCTCGTCGAGTACCTCGCATTAAATGCAGAGTGTGTTCTGAGATAAGAAACCCGTTCTGATCCTTCGATACTCCACCACTATAATGAATGATACATAAAAGTATATACTCACTTCAATTCTTACAGATCGAGTGCATCAaccctctctttcttttgactGCCAAACCAGTCGTTTACCTCATTAACTTGAGCGAGAAGGACTATAtcagaaagaagaacaagcATTTGGCAAAAGTTATGGAATGGATCAAGGAGCACGCAGCTGGTGATCCAATCATGCCAATCTCCATCTGCCTCGAAGAGAGATTGACTCAATTTGCGactgaagaagaagctaAGGAGGAACTCAAGACTTTGGGTGTTGAATCCGCTTTACCTAAGATTATTACCGCCATGAGAAAAGTTTTAGACCTCGGAAGTTTCTTTACTACAGGTACTGATGAAGTCCGTCAGTGGACTATCAGAAATGGTACCAAAGCTCCACAAGCTGCAGGTGTCATTCACGGTGACTTCGAAAAGACTTTCATTCAAGCTATCGTATATAACTTTAACGTCCTTAAGGAATTTAATGGAGATGAAGCTGAGATTAA
The sequence above is drawn from the Botrytis cinerea B05.10 chromosome 11, complete sequence genome and encodes:
- the Bctim44 gene encoding Bctim44, which codes for MNGLRTAATRTPTSKQISLSSIARPSSNGSTLRRQTVQQNRNLQFSTAGHSRPATLSYPAPLRSRFLPEEIRSVACPASSRHFHESWRLGKEKKAKPVDPADAAAKEEATEEEPSKKDSAKDSESTSGEGKTKEEGEGSEGKKEESKEAPPPPPPHGDKTPWQVFTETLQTEFKASKEWNESTKQLAEGAHQFTENENVKRARQAFETTTGAVSSTTGKVLKTTAGAVGKGAAWTWETPVVKGVRTTVNATANVLDKATQPIRQTEAYKNVKNVIDDGSSSRYGGWVEKEERRKARELRELQEGTTGKTKEVPIEDPNAGTNVTLHKDSAYKEAWRDFRDSNRVMQSLFSMKTVYNESENPLISTARSISDRVAGFFAENETAQVIKKFREMDPSFQMEPFLREMREYILPEVLDAYVKGDTETLKLWLSAAQFSVYDALSKQYTTAGLKSDGRILDIRHVEVLSARMLDNDIPVFIITCRTQEVHVYRNAKTNQLAAGMEDKVQLVTYAIGVTRVAEDVNNPETRGWRLIELQKSGRDYI